AGAGATACTCACGTCAGCAGAGGCTTCAAACAGGAAAAGAGGGAACATTCCACTTGAGGTTCATCATCTTCATCCTCTTCTTCCGTGTTGCCTCCAGATGGGTCCTTCATAAATAGCAGTAGTAGGCTCAAACAAATGACTCCAAGGCACGGCGCTATCTGTATCCAAGACAACTGACAGTTAGCCGACTGCATGATTAACACTGGCTGAATGTAAAAGCACAAGAACTGGCCAATGGCTGAGCAGATACTCTGCTCCCTCTAAATCTGGACCACTTATATTACCAGAAACAGCCTAAAGGGGACTATTGTTCCTGGTGCATTTCAAAGGCCTAATGCCAGAAAAAATAATCATCTAGCCAGTTGGTCACTATAATGCCCACGTTGAAGATTGTTTTCAGTTAgttgcttttttttctgaaagttatatttatgtgctgtgatatacaatacagtattttatagaTGCCAGACGAGTTATATGTCTAAATGCTAACAGATATCTTACTCTAAGCGTTATGGCGCTCAGCTGAATATATCACTTACCAGTCGTGCCACGTGCCAGGAGAATTGGTTGGCCACTAATGCTGCTATGCAGATCGCTATTAGCCTGAAGGGGAGAATGGAAAGAGTTCAGGGTTAATATAAAAGAATGAGCACAAGCAGAAGAAAACAATATACACTTACTTGTAAGACTTAGTACTTACCTGAAAAGAAAGCTACACAGCTGAGATCCAAATATGGCGAGTCTTCGATTGGACGCTGAGAACATGTGTCCAATCAGTGGTAAAGCACAGCTTAAGAAAAAATCTGCTATTATGTCCAGTAATCCTCGCAGAAGTAGGATGAGCCAGAACCACTACAAGAAAAGGGACATAATCCTTATTAATTGTTTCATATTGTATCTGAATATCACAGAATATGAGCAGAAAGGAAGCTGAATATTACCTGCTTGGGTACAAAACAGAAGGTAAAAGTGAGCAGGGTCCAAAGTGTCATCCCTATACACATTATAGTCTTCTGGCTTAACCAATCTCCAAAATATCTAAAGGCAGGACTTATAGCCAGAATGGTGAAGCCAAGAGCAAATACTGTAGGGGGAGAAAGAATGAGATTGTGAGACATAGCTAGTAAGAGCCAGAGATGGAACAAACAGTAGAAAGAGAGGAGAGTGCCGCAGAAGGAAACATAtggaatattattatatttccatTAATGCAGAGAGAAAGACATAGCATTATAGACAATAAAAGACACAGATATTTGAGTAACACAAGGAAATGTGCCCTTACGTCCATCTACAAGTGCAGTCTTCTTTATATCAATGCCGTATTCTTCTTCAATTAATGGCATCACagctataaatacaataaaaggaCAAACAATGAAGTGAAGTTAGTAACATGGCGGTTTTACACATAGAGATAATAGTAAAACTATAAAGGACTCTGTGAAGATGAATGGCCCCCCCAGCTTATATACTGATTGTACCCTCACCCCCAGCAAGTCCATCTCATACAAATGGTACTTTTATGCAAAGGACTTTGTTTGGGGTCCACATTAATAATAGCTTTACTATATTATAGCACATATGATCCAGTTCAACAACAGAGGGAAAAGTTGAATGAGTGGGGGTAAATGCCAGCAGAGAGATTCAagaaagtaatacaggtataggacccattatccagaatgcttgggaccaagggtattccggataaggggtctttccgtaatttggatctcaataccttaagtctactaaaaaatcaataaaacattaattaaaccccataggattgttttgtgtccaataaggattatttgtatcttagttgggatcaattacaaggtactgttttatttctacatagaaaaaggaaatcagttttaaaaatctgaattatttgattaaaatggagtctatgggagatgggctttccgtaattcggagctttctggataacgggtttccggataaggggtccgatacctgtataagagaTTGGCGGTGGCCCTTGCTGCATGCTAGAATTACCCCCCAAAGTTTGGATCTAACATGGCAAATGGCAGTTATATAAAAATGGGTGATATTGATAGGTCCAAATGACCCATCTGAAATTAGAGTTTTGGGAAAAGCAGCAAAGGAATAGGAAATAGTGGCCAAGACTATGTCGGGGCAATAAACAGATGAGAGAGAAGAAATCTGCTTTTTCTAAGGGAATTTGCTTGCTAATTGTATGCTCAGGACACAGAATACTAAAGTCGTTTAGCTGGCCTTGCCCCTTACCTTCTGTAAAATATCTATCAAACACCAT
The sequence above is a segment of the Xenopus tropicalis strain Nigerian chromosome 7, UCB_Xtro_10.0, whole genome shotgun sequence genome. Coding sequences within it:
- the LOC108644870 gene encoding protein spinster homolog 1-like — encoded protein: MLIITAVMVFDRYFTEAVMPLIEEEYGIDIKKTALVDGLFALGFTILAISPAFRYFGDWLSQKTIMCIGMTLWTLLTFTFCFVPKQWFWLILLLRGLLDIIADFFLSCALPLIGHMFSASNRRLAIFGSQLCSFLFRLIAICIAALVANQFSWHVARLVSDIFS